One genomic region from Nitrospira sp. encodes:
- a CDS encoding peptide chain release factor 3 yields the protein MTTETTLLRELAAATARRRTFAIISHPDAGKTTLTEKLLLYSGLIRTAGMVRGRKGGKTTASDWMGMEQERGISITASAMQFPYKETVVNLLDTPGHQDFSEDTYRTLTAADSAIMVIDAAKGVETQTRKLFAVCRMRRIPVLTLINKMDLPGRPPLDLMTEVEQALDIHASAINWPIGSGSDFVGIVSRADSRVQLFSKTMHGGANKVDTDTLPLAELHSNGRVSQDTMAQVQHDLELLDIAGNPFTRERFLQGEVTPVFFASALTNFGIESFLDAFVDLAPSPGMRPADRDDGSEFSVNPIDMPFSAYVFKLQANMNPKHRDSTAFLRICSGRFERDMVVQHHRLGRDIRLARPHSLVAQERSTVEEAYPGDIIGIINPGVFAIGDTVSLTGGFNFRPLPQFQPEIFARLRPTDVGKRKAFDKGLSQMAQEGTVQIMKNFNDQEALIAAVGRLQFDVLQYRLRQEYRVETILDALPFTCSAWLEGDPSTFKSPSASMMVKDQRDRVVVLFGDQLMKTIARDRNPDHELREMG from the coding sequence ATGACGACTGAGACGACTCTACTCAGGGAACTCGCCGCCGCCACCGCACGGAGGCGGACCTTTGCCATCATCAGCCATCCGGATGCCGGCAAAACGACGCTGACCGAAAAGCTTCTCCTGTACTCCGGCTTGATCCGAACCGCGGGCATGGTGCGTGGACGCAAAGGCGGCAAGACCACCGCCTCGGATTGGATGGGCATGGAACAGGAGCGCGGCATTTCCATCACGGCTTCGGCCATGCAGTTTCCCTATAAAGAGACCGTGGTGAACTTGCTGGATACGCCCGGCCACCAAGATTTTTCCGAAGATACCTATCGCACCCTGACGGCCGCCGACAGTGCCATCATGGTCATCGATGCAGCCAAAGGTGTGGAAACCCAGACACGCAAACTGTTCGCTGTGTGTCGCATGCGGCGGATCCCTGTCCTGACGTTGATCAACAAGATGGACCTGCCGGGGCGTCCGCCGCTCGACCTGATGACCGAAGTAGAACAGGCGTTGGACATTCACGCCAGCGCAATCAACTGGCCGATCGGGTCGGGCAGTGACTTCGTGGGCATTGTCAGCCGTGCCGACAGCCGGGTGCAGCTGTTCAGCAAGACGATGCATGGTGGGGCGAACAAAGTCGACACGGACACCTTGCCGCTGGCAGAGCTTCACTCAAACGGCAGGGTATCTCAAGATACGATGGCGCAAGTCCAACACGATCTAGAGCTTTTAGACATTGCCGGAAACCCCTTCACGCGTGAGCGATTTCTCCAGGGGGAAGTCACCCCGGTCTTTTTCGCGTCGGCACTCACGAATTTTGGGATTGAAAGCTTTCTTGACGCGTTTGTAGATCTAGCGCCAAGTCCCGGCATGCGGCCGGCTGACCGCGATGACGGGTCCGAGTTCTCTGTGAATCCGATCGACATGCCGTTCAGCGCCTATGTATTCAAGTTGCAGGCGAACATGAATCCTAAACATCGAGACAGCACCGCCTTTCTTCGGATCTGTTCCGGACGGTTCGAACGAGATATGGTGGTCCAGCATCATCGATTGGGTCGGGATATTCGATTGGCAAGACCGCACAGTCTGGTGGCGCAGGAACGCAGTACGGTCGAAGAAGCCTATCCTGGCGACATCATCGGCATCATCAACCCTGGGGTCTTCGCCATCGGCGATACGGTTTCATTGACCGGAGGGTTCAACTTTAGACCTCTGCCGCAGTTCCAGCCCGAAATCTTTGCACGCCTCCGCCCAACGGATGTCGGCAAACGCAAAGCCTTCGACAAGGGCCTGTCCCAGATGGCACAAGAAGGGACCGTGCAGATCATGAAAAACTTCAACGACCAGGAGGCTCTGATTGCTGCGGTCGGTCGTCTCCAGTTCGATGTGCTGCAATACCGACTCCGCCAGGAATATCGTGTGGAAACCATCCTCGACGCGCTGCCGTTTACCTGCAGTGCGTGGCTGGAGGGGGATCCCTCCACGTTCAAGTCACCGTCGGCCTCGATGATGGTGAAAGACCAACGGGATCGAGTCGTCGTCCTCTTCGGCGATCAGCTCATGAAGACCATCGCACGTGACCGGAATCCCGATCACGAACTGCGCGAAATGGGATAG
- a CDS encoding HEAT repeat domain-containing protein translates to MRQRAIVLFTLVWCIPMAGSAFGGTASQIQQSQALYDKQEYQKALEGLDKLDSQTLGTPDVRRLKIRTLLRLGNPKDALTNYDELVQVLKRDDPSILREISLGFVLGLTKDMREQMRGAAYTALKDWHDPESIPFLEDGLSDGSGLVRALAAEGLAKLNEGRHSTRFRQALEDQAVLVKVAVLKGFATSGDTSVIPLVEPLLNDSEIRVRVAAAEVLCNLKRPKGCELLFQYAKAPNPDERTPAIRALVDRPSTEVLPVLIESSEHKQPSVRGAAATGLAHVPTAEAVTALTRLLRDPLPPVRIAAAVSLGQLRGFDVRAPLNRALDDRDAAVRAFVIGALLEQGERYEIVAGPVQALRNTNEPAVRAAVARALGHAGESNREPARSALMLLVQDTVPRVRIAAIKSTAKIDGVDAIPLLKQSLHDEDDAVRATAGGALLKVVLTKN, encoded by the coding sequence ATGCGACAACGTGCGATCGTCTTGTTCACCCTTGTCTGGTGCATTCCTATGGCTGGATCTGCGTTTGGAGGAACGGCATCGCAGATTCAGCAGAGTCAGGCACTCTATGACAAGCAGGAGTATCAGAAGGCTCTTGAAGGGCTGGACAAGCTCGATTCTCAGACGTTGGGCACACCGGATGTTCGTCGACTCAAGATTCGCACACTTCTGAGACTGGGCAACCCGAAGGATGCCCTTACAAACTATGATGAGCTCGTGCAGGTATTGAAGCGCGATGATCCGTCGATCCTTCGTGAGATCTCACTCGGATTTGTCCTTGGCCTGACGAAGGACATGCGCGAGCAAATGCGTGGTGCGGCCTATACCGCCCTGAAGGACTGGCACGACCCCGAGTCGATTCCATTCCTGGAAGATGGGCTCAGCGACGGATCCGGTCTTGTCCGAGCCTTAGCGGCTGAAGGACTTGCGAAGCTGAACGAGGGACGCCATTCGACTCGATTCCGACAGGCCTTGGAAGATCAGGCGGTGTTGGTGAAGGTGGCGGTACTCAAGGGGTTTGCAACATCCGGTGATACTTCCGTCATCCCGCTCGTCGAGCCCCTACTGAATGATTCTGAGATACGGGTGCGAGTCGCAGCCGCCGAGGTGCTCTGTAATCTGAAACGACCCAAGGGCTGTGAACTGCTCTTCCAGTATGCGAAGGCGCCGAATCCAGATGAACGGACCCCGGCGATTCGTGCCTTGGTTGATCGGCCGTCGACAGAGGTTTTGCCGGTTCTCATCGAGTCGAGTGAGCACAAACAGCCGTCGGTACGCGGGGCTGCCGCCACAGGGTTGGCGCATGTGCCCACTGCAGAAGCAGTCACTGCGCTGACCAGACTGCTGAGAGACCCTCTTCCACCCGTACGGATCGCCGCAGCCGTCAGCCTAGGGCAGCTGCGCGGATTTGATGTACGCGCGCCCCTGAATAGGGCTCTCGACGATCGTGACGCGGCAGTCAGAGCGTTCGTCATCGGCGCGTTGCTGGAACAGGGTGAACGGTATGAGATTGTAGCCGGTCCTGTGCAGGCTCTCAGGAACACGAATGAGCCCGCCGTTCGCGCTGCCGTGGCACGAGCCTTAGGGCATGCCGGAGAATCGAATCGAGAGCCGGCGCGATCGGCCTTGATGCTGCTGGTTCAGGATACGGTGCCTCGAGTGAGGATTGCGGCGATCAAGTCAACGGCAAAGATTGATGGGGTGGATGCGATCCCACTCCTCAAACAGAGTCTGCACGACGAGGATGATGCAGTTCGGGCGACGGCCGGAGGAGCGCTGTTGAAAGTTGTGCTCACGAAAAACTAG
- a CDS encoding formylglycine-generating enzyme family protein gives MAIRILAVLALLGFGLNDSFLFANEPPGHDPIEPPTSKDGAPMIVVPAGSFPMGVPAGARDGGRDEYPRHDVFVDTFAIDTFEVTNGRYLEFVKSTGHRVPQNPRNPTRNLWQGESITDSLTDRPVINVDWFDAEAYCRWAGKRLPTEAEWEKAAKGTSDRRFPWGNVEPTSKHLNYNQPWIGEKTLMPVGSYEAGKSPYGLYDMAGNVWEWVDDWYDARYYEKSPKKNPKGPDTGTKKVIRGAGWQNETPTVRIFTRVESDPTVRNESTGFRCASDAAMKRSAGNPSTP, from the coding sequence ATGGCCATTCGGATTCTTGCTGTGTTGGCGCTGTTGGGCTTCGGGCTCAACGACTCCTTTCTGTTCGCAAATGAGCCACCGGGGCACGATCCGATCGAGCCGCCGACGAGCAAAGACGGCGCGCCAATGATCGTGGTCCCGGCCGGCTCGTTCCCGATGGGTGTGCCGGCTGGAGCCCGTGACGGAGGACGCGATGAATATCCACGTCATGACGTGTTCGTTGATACATTTGCGATCGACACATTTGAAGTGACAAACGGCCGTTATCTGGAATTCGTGAAGTCCACAGGACATCGCGTTCCACAGAATCCAAGAAATCCGACAAGAAACCTCTGGCAAGGAGAGAGCATCACCGATTCGTTGACCGATCGACCCGTGATCAATGTTGATTGGTTTGATGCCGAAGCCTATTGCAGATGGGCTGGCAAACGACTCCCCACTGAAGCCGAATGGGAAAAGGCGGCCAAGGGGACGTCCGATAGACGATTCCCTTGGGGGAACGTTGAACCGACCTCCAAGCATCTTAACTACAACCAGCCGTGGATCGGGGAGAAGACTCTGATGCCCGTCGGAAGTTATGAGGCGGGCAAGAGCCCGTATGGCCTGTATGACATGGCCGGCAACGTTTGGGAATGGGTCGATGATTGGTACGATGCTCGATACTATGAGAAGAGCCCGAAAAAGAATCCGAAAGGTCCGGACACAGGCACAAAGAAAGTGATCAGGGGCGCGGGTTGGCAAAACGAGACGCCCACGGTTCGCATCTTTACTCGTGTCGAGAGCGATCCAACGGTCCGAAATGAGTCCACAGGATTTCGTTGCGCGAGCGATGCGGCGATGAAACGGTCAGCCGGGAATCCGTCAACTCCTTAA
- a CDS encoding carboxypeptidase-like regulatory domain-containing protein, which yields MKTTLVSALLVLACASTAWSYQEIEVKDGGTVTGKVRMTEGKPIPKGFNLVTFPDPVYCGRISTGTGWRILDEFSVSADRGLKDTVVLLIDAEKGKPFKFVPPTIEARDCRFLPFVSVVKDRAEVRVVNMDPVFHDIQAYETSDLGPRVLFNTPLPMNPLHVRDAGSESHEHLAGQPMIEVVKMTKNRRFFVMQCGFHAYMESWGFAVDNPYYMMTDTDGRFSLSDVPAGEYTLMAWHPGVGTVLEKKISVSAKQTHQVDFTFESPKGRRSVHEIAENPHYGLEVLGKSVEIRPTLQLQTP from the coding sequence ATGAAAACCACGTTGGTTTCAGCCTTGCTCGTCTTGGCCTGTGCTTCTACGGCCTGGTCCTATCAAGAAATTGAGGTGAAGGACGGCGGAACCGTTACGGGAAAAGTGAGGATGACGGAAGGAAAGCCGATCCCCAAAGGGTTCAACCTGGTCACCTTTCCGGATCCTGTCTACTGCGGAAGAATTTCCACCGGGACTGGGTGGAGGATTTTGGACGAGTTCAGCGTTTCGGCAGATCGAGGCCTCAAAGACACGGTTGTGTTGCTGATCGATGCAGAGAAGGGAAAGCCGTTTAAGTTCGTGCCGCCCACCATCGAGGCCCGCGACTGTCGGTTTTTGCCTTTTGTCAGTGTGGTGAAAGACCGAGCCGAGGTTCGAGTCGTCAACATGGATCCGGTGTTTCATGATATTCAGGCGTACGAAACGTCGGACCTAGGTCCACGTGTGTTATTCAACACACCGCTTCCGATGAATCCCCTGCACGTGCGTGATGCCGGGTCCGAGAGTCATGAGCATCTGGCCGGACAACCGATGATCGAAGTCGTCAAGATGACGAAGAACCGTCGGTTTTTCGTCATGCAGTGTGGATTTCATGCCTACATGGAAAGCTGGGGATTCGCCGTGGACAATCCGTATTACATGATGACCGACACGGATGGACGGTTCTCGCTGTCAGATGTGCCTGCCGGCGAGTATACATTGATGGCGTGGCATCCTGGAGTAGGGACGGTGCTCGAAAAGAAAATATCGGTGTCAGCGAAGCAAACGCATCAAGTAGATTTCACGTTCGAATCTCCCAAAGGGCGCCGAAGCGTACACGAAATCGCAGAGAATCCGCATTACGGGTTGGAGGTGCTGGGAAAATCCGTGGAGATTCGCCCCACTCTCCAACTGCAGACACCATAA
- a CDS encoding carboxypeptidase-like regulatory domain-containing protein — translation MNRVVACMSGLSAALVSAVALSSVTPASAYEVIKVRHGGTIEGTVTLDGPVPEPKAFSLITFPDPAYCGRISNGRGWRLLHDFVVGHQGGLKDAIVLLEGVEAGKPFDVSVPLIEARDCMFQPFMTIVRNGHAVEVINMDPVMHDIQGYETSPEAGARVLFNSPLVMNHQHRRGDIHATHDHAPGASLVGPIYLNKGRRTFYMQCGFHAYMESWAMAVNNPYYALTDAEGKFSIAGIPPGTYQLVVWHPQTGPGKTRTVVVQPDGTLREQLSLPAPKGNRTAYKVMDSPRFAPESLGYPVDIQPLVEHQH, via the coding sequence GTGAATAGAGTTGTCGCTTGCATGTCCGGGTTGAGCGCAGCCCTTGTCTCGGCGGTAGCCTTGTCATCAGTCACACCGGCAAGCGCCTATGAGGTGATAAAGGTACGACATGGTGGAACGATCGAAGGGACGGTGACGCTCGATGGACCGGTGCCGGAGCCGAAGGCGTTCAGTCTGATCACGTTTCCGGATCCCGCCTATTGCGGCCGGATCTCCAATGGCCGCGGGTGGCGCTTGCTGCATGACTTTGTTGTCGGTCATCAGGGAGGATTGAAGGATGCCATTGTGCTCCTGGAAGGGGTCGAAGCTGGAAAACCGTTTGATGTTTCTGTCCCGTTGATCGAAGCCCGCGACTGCATGTTTCAGCCGTTCATGACCATTGTCCGTAATGGGCATGCAGTCGAGGTCATCAATATGGATCCCGTGATGCACGATATTCAGGGCTATGAGACATCGCCGGAAGCGGGTGCGCGAGTCTTGTTCAATAGCCCCTTGGTCATGAATCACCAGCATCGTCGAGGGGATATCCATGCGACGCACGACCATGCTCCAGGAGCATCGTTGGTTGGGCCGATTTATTTGAACAAGGGTCGACGTACGTTCTACATGCAATGTGGCTTCCATGCCTACATGGAAAGCTGGGCCATGGCCGTGAACAATCCCTACTATGCCCTGACGGATGCCGAGGGGAAGTTCTCGATCGCCGGCATTCCTCCCGGTACCTATCAGTTGGTGGTATGGCACCCGCAGACAGGACCTGGAAAGACAAGGACGGTTGTGGTGCAACCGGATGGAACGCTGCGTGAGCAACTGTCGCTGCCCGCTCCCAAGGGGAATCGAACCGCGTATAAGGTCATGGATAGCCCTCGGTTCGCCCCTGAGTCGTTAGGGTACCCTGTTGACATCCAGCCGCTCGTCGAACATCAACATTGA
- a CDS encoding multicopper oxidase domain-containing protein, translating into MSHRHSTSTRVLSGLAGIALFVAPSALLAETPSHVAMNHQVPGWAEQLKGQTIIEDTMEGRPERTSMVERQHQRIMQQMEQDATAQRTGGYYNDLNMMHQYGAGNQDVLLMSNSGVEPVSMSGGRCPASAPVRKYDVSAINVEISLNMWLDFYPGYMYVLTENLEKVRAEEAANRAAREKEGYDPGAVKNGLQSQWIQPLVLRGNQGDCVKLTLRNQLEGGEEVSLNIHGSSMIVASTGKPATTTNPDSIAAKEKSVDLEWYIPPTQQEGGRQFHSYSNDRELTVMGLFGAFVVEPKGSEYLDPLGTGEPTPMASGWQAIIKNGTGPDFREFVIMYHEVGDEAFRPLNKKGDFIPQRDPLTDVYRPVARALNYRSEPFGVDNMQTQHEYFGFEDESMAYSAYTFGDPATTIPRSYLGDPAKFRLVHGGSEVFHSHHPHGGSIRWPRSPRAIDEMPLWHAAKNGPVKYPVIRTKSDRVDVEVIGPSETMDLETECGSGLCQQLAGDFLFHCHVAHHYIAGMWGYWRVYNTLQQGTYHNDVMPDMRELPDRAGRIQAGITSDQLIGRTVDWFGKTFTIVKDGKTNWKASPAVVNVKDWVNMQLPPQGQPGHQKDERAQTRSYDASVLDWAWQGDRAMTERENSVDNPRYLSPTPGNRLPILFESATGKIAWPHLKPHFGRRVPFSQNHNPSPWLDMIHLEEDGLPSSYPAKPGENGRWSMCPENAGSKKYNVHFIQTPMTLSDKQGDTPAIVDKDGLIYVLHEEEAQTRKSDIKYPLVVRANIYDCIDWMLTSEWLDDDHVNFQASKINTHWHFLQFDNQSSDGVITGFSYEQSVRPFTMLEKKVKKGLPVPMNTTFTKPAKKGDRVITVKNAAQYQPNVELLIGADNVQGNEIGRVKSIQGNQITLYRPLKNAHPANDIVTVEFVRQRFWVDSDVGTVFWHDHALGRVTWPHGGFGTIIIEPVGSTYHNPKTGKEIRSGPMADIRTAEPVGYGVNGSFRELLVQLNDTVPHTVNIVTAGNPPGQPIEVALEAGKTVSFPMPEKMPMVPMSFLNGGTHTTGGGLNFKAEPIASRLAANPDSSKLFSSAVHGDPYTPMVRAYLGDTVVFRLLQTMANETMVWTVSGHTYLTERYAGDANRKNSIHIGIAERYDLVVPQAGGPRLQPGDYIHFNGRGSKFSEGAWGIMRVLDKEVPDLQKLPAGYSRRNEIPKPLAVCPAEAPVKNFNVVALDYPSLKLNPKAPDTIEVDFERTIQMVNPSAKIYALEEDVTKVAGGVQPMPLTLRANVGDCLKVKLTNRMKESRASFSAIGLVFDPKDSLGANVGNNPGDQTIAPGENRTYTYYADPFLGETASLVWDWGNVVINPRSGLYGAVVIGPKGAQYRDPKTGADISTKNSWVADVIVDRTIQGYENRVNYRDVALFFQDEDNIIGTSFMPYVQNTAGLTAVNYRSEPYKFREEKGCTLGKVFQPCVVDKPEDPATPIIEAHAGDPVRIHVFGASSEQNGMFSVERHEWPIEPFMRGADMISLVEFAGSEALDAFLPSAGGPFRMPGDYVWSNQRLPYSQSGQWGYLRVLPAGDQRVLPLSGAGTGTKSASSDEPAHAVPVATR; encoded by the coding sequence ATGTCTCACCGTCATTCTACATCCACCCGAGTCTTGAGTGGACTCGCCGGCATCGCGCTGTTCGTTGCGCCGTCGGCCCTGCTCGCTGAGACTCCATCGCATGTGGCGATGAATCATCAGGTGCCGGGTTGGGCTGAACAGCTGAAGGGGCAGACGATCATTGAAGATACAATGGAAGGCCGACCGGAACGTACCTCCATGGTCGAGCGGCAGCACCAGCGTATCATGCAACAAATGGAACAGGACGCGACCGCGCAACGTACCGGTGGGTATTACAACGATCTGAACATGATGCACCAGTACGGCGCCGGAAATCAGGATGTGCTGCTCATGTCGAACTCCGGCGTAGAACCGGTGTCGATGTCGGGCGGGCGCTGTCCGGCATCCGCGCCGGTCCGGAAGTACGACGTCTCGGCGATCAACGTCGAGATTTCGCTCAATATGTGGCTCGACTTCTATCCCGGTTACATGTACGTCCTGACCGAGAACCTTGAAAAAGTGCGAGCAGAGGAAGCGGCCAATCGGGCGGCCCGCGAGAAGGAAGGCTATGATCCCGGAGCCGTCAAGAACGGATTGCAGAGCCAGTGGATTCAGCCGCTGGTGCTCCGAGGCAATCAGGGCGATTGTGTCAAGTTGACGCTTCGTAATCAACTGGAGGGCGGCGAGGAGGTCAGTCTCAACATTCATGGCTCCAGCATGATCGTCGCCTCCACTGGCAAGCCGGCGACGACCACGAATCCGGACAGCATCGCGGCTAAAGAGAAATCCGTGGACCTGGAGTGGTACATTCCGCCGACTCAGCAAGAGGGCGGCCGCCAGTTCCACTCGTACAGCAACGATCGCGAGCTGACGGTCATGGGTCTGTTCGGCGCGTTCGTCGTGGAGCCCAAGGGGTCCGAATATCTCGACCCGTTGGGAACCGGCGAGCCGACGCCGATGGCCAGTGGATGGCAGGCCATCATCAAGAACGGGACAGGGCCTGACTTCCGGGAATTCGTGATCATGTATCATGAAGTCGGGGACGAGGCGTTTCGGCCGCTGAACAAGAAGGGCGACTTCATTCCCCAGCGCGATCCCTTGACCGATGTGTACCGGCCGGTGGCTCGCGCCCTGAATTACCGGAGCGAACCCTTCGGCGTCGACAACATGCAAACGCAGCACGAGTACTTCGGGTTCGAAGACGAATCCATGGCCTACAGCGCCTATACCTTCGGCGATCCGGCGACGACTATTCCTCGCAGCTATCTGGGTGATCCGGCAAAGTTTCGCCTCGTGCACGGGGGGTCGGAGGTGTTTCACTCTCACCATCCGCACGGCGGATCGATTCGTTGGCCGAGGAGTCCACGCGCCATCGATGAAATGCCTTTATGGCATGCGGCCAAGAACGGGCCGGTCAAATATCCCGTGATTCGGACCAAGTCTGACCGAGTTGATGTGGAAGTCATCGGACCGTCCGAGACCATGGACCTGGAAACCGAATGTGGCTCCGGCCTCTGCCAGCAGTTGGCCGGGGACTTTCTGTTCCACTGTCACGTCGCTCACCATTACATCGCAGGGATGTGGGGCTATTGGCGTGTGTACAACACTCTGCAGCAGGGAACGTATCACAATGACGTGATGCCGGATATGCGCGAGCTGCCTGACCGGGCCGGCCGTATTCAAGCCGGTATTACATCGGATCAGCTCATCGGCCGCACCGTAGACTGGTTCGGAAAGACCTTTACCATCGTCAAGGACGGGAAGACAAACTGGAAGGCATCACCCGCCGTCGTCAACGTGAAGGATTGGGTCAACATGCAGCTGCCGCCGCAGGGACAGCCTGGGCATCAGAAAGATGAGCGCGCCCAGACCCGTTCCTACGATGCAAGCGTACTGGATTGGGCTTGGCAGGGTGATCGTGCGATGACCGAACGCGAAAACAGCGTGGACAATCCGAGGTACCTCTCGCCGACTCCCGGCAACCGGCTGCCGATTCTTTTTGAGAGCGCCACCGGCAAGATTGCCTGGCCGCATTTGAAGCCGCATTTCGGCCGTCGTGTGCCCTTCTCTCAGAATCACAATCCTTCTCCATGGTTGGATATGATCCACCTTGAGGAGGACGGTTTGCCCAGTTCCTATCCGGCAAAGCCGGGAGAGAATGGGCGATGGAGCATGTGTCCCGAGAACGCCGGCTCCAAGAAATACAACGTCCATTTCATTCAGACGCCGATGACGTTGTCCGATAAGCAGGGCGATACGCCGGCCATCGTAGATAAGGACGGGCTGATCTACGTGTTGCACGAGGAGGAAGCGCAGACCAGGAAGAGCGACATCAAGTATCCGCTGGTGGTGCGCGCCAATATCTACGATTGTATCGATTGGATGTTGACCAGCGAGTGGCTGGACGATGACCATGTCAACTTCCAGGCATCGAAGATTAATACGCACTGGCACTTCCTGCAGTTCGACAATCAGTCATCCGACGGCGTCATCACCGGCTTTTCGTATGAGCAATCGGTGCGTCCGTTCACGATGCTGGAGAAGAAGGTGAAAAAGGGCCTACCTGTGCCGATGAATACTACTTTCACCAAGCCGGCCAAGAAGGGTGACCGGGTCATTACGGTCAAGAACGCGGCCCAGTACCAGCCGAATGTGGAACTGTTGATCGGCGCGGACAATGTCCAAGGCAACGAGATCGGTCGGGTCAAATCGATCCAAGGTAATCAGATCACGCTCTATCGTCCGTTGAAAAATGCTCATCCGGCCAACGACATCGTGACGGTGGAGTTCGTCCGGCAGCGATTCTGGGTGGATTCCGATGTTGGGACGGTCTTCTGGCACGACCATGCGCTGGGGCGAGTCACATGGCCTCACGGGGGGTTCGGCACGATCATCATCGAGCCCGTCGGTTCGACCTATCACAATCCTAAGACCGGCAAGGAGATCCGAAGCGGTCCGATGGCCGATATCCGAACGGCGGAGCCGGTTGGATACGGAGTGAACGGCAGCTTCCGGGAGCTGCTGGTGCAGCTCAATGACACCGTGCCTCATACGGTGAACATCGTTACGGCGGGTAATCCGCCGGGGCAGCCGATTGAAGTGGCATTGGAAGCCGGGAAAACAGTATCTTTCCCGATGCCGGAAAAAATGCCGATGGTGCCGATGTCCTTCCTCAACGGCGGAACCCATACGACGGGTGGTGGGTTGAATTTCAAGGCCGAGCCCATCGCGAGTCGCTTGGCCGCGAACCCTGATTCGTCCAAGTTGTTCAGCAGCGCCGTCCACGGCGATCCCTATACGCCGATGGTACGTGCCTACCTGGGCGATACGGTGGTGTTCCGGCTGCTTCAGACCATGGCGAACGAAACGATGGTCTGGACAGTTTCAGGCCATACCTATTTAACAGAACGTTATGCGGGCGATGCGAACCGGAAGAACTCGATCCATATCGGCATTGCCGAACGGTACGACCTGGTGGTGCCGCAAGCGGGCGGACCGCGGCTCCAGCCTGGAGACTACATCCACTTCAACGGCCGCGGGTCGAAGTTCTCAGAGGGCGCATGGGGCATCATGCGGGTGTTGGACAAGGAGGTGCCAGACCTCCAAAAGCTCCCCGCCGGATACAGTCGCCGAAATGAGATTCCGAAGCCGCTGGCTGTCTGTCCAGCAGAGGCTCCGGTGAAAAACTTCAACGTCGTGGCGTTGGATTATCCATCGCTGAAGTTGAACCCCAAGGCGCCTGATACCATCGAGGTCGACTTCGAGCGGACGATCCAGATGGTCAATCCGAGCGCGAAGATTTATGCGTTGGAAGAAGACGTGACGAAGGTTGCCGGAGGGGTTCAGCCGATGCCCTTGACCTTGCGGGCCAATGTCGGGGATTGCCTCAAGGTGAAGCTGACCAACCGGATGAAGGAGAGCAGAGCGTCATTCTCCGCCATCGGATTGGTGTTCGACCCCAAGGATTCGCTCGGTGCAAACGTCGGGAACAATCCCGGCGATCAGACCATCGCACCGGGAGAGAATCGTACCTACACCTACTACGCGGACCCGTTCCTGGGAGAGACCGCTTCATTGGTGTGGGACTGGGGCAATGTGGTGATCAATCCCCGGAGCGGGCTCTATGGAGCAGTGGTGATTGGCCCGAAAGGAGCCCAGTACCGTGATCCAAAAACCGGCGCGGATATTTCGACGAAGAACAGCTGGGTGGCCGATGTCATCGTCGATCGGACGATTCAGGGTTACGAGAATCGCGTGAATTACCGCGATGTGGCTCTGTTCTTCCAAGACGAGGACAATATCATCGGCACGAGTTTCATGCCTTATGTGCAGAACACGGCGGGCTTGACGGCCGTCAACTACCGATCGGAGCCTTATAAGTTCCGCGAAGAGAAGGGCTGCACTCTTGGCAAGGTGTTCCAACCCTGTGTCGTGGACAAGCCGGAAGATCCGGCGACGCCGATCATCGAGGCGCATGCCGGGGATCCCGTTCGCATCCACGTGTTCGGCGCGAGCAGCGAACAGAACGGCATGTTCAGTGTCGAACGCCATGAGTGGCCGATTGAGCCGTTCATGCGCGGAGCCGACATGATCAGCCTGGTGGAGTTCGCCGGATCAGAGGCGCTGGACGCGTTCCTTCCGAGTGCCGGGGGACCGTTCCGTATGCCGGGTGATTATGTCTGGAGCAACCAGCGGTTACCTTACTCGCAGTCTGGACAGTGGGGCTATCTGCGGGTATTACCGGCTGGGGATCAGCGGGTGTTGCCGCTTTCCGGTGCCGGGACAGGAACGAAGAGTGCCTCTAGTGATGAACCGGCGCATGCCGTTCCTGTAGCGACGCGGTAA